The genomic region TGCAGACGTGAACTACGCGCTTGCGCCAGACGTGAAACTGCTGACCTTTGCCTACACCACGCAGCAGGATTTCACCCGCTGGTTCAGCCGCCCGGTCAATGCCTCCACCTGGCGGCAGCGTGAGGAAACCTATGACCGCAAGGTGTACGGCGCAGGTACCAGTCTGAACGGGCGTACACCTATGGGCAACACGCCCCTGAACTGGGTGGCGGGCATTGAGACCTTCCGGGAGTCCACGCAGTACCAGTACTACGACGGACTGAACCAGCGCGTGCGTGTGGCACCGGCCATCAATGACCGGACTTCCCGCCTCAACAGTGTGTCGGCCTTTGGCGAGGTGGAGGCCCCGCTGCATGCCCTGTTCAAACCCTCGGCAGGCCTGCGCTGGGATCGCTTCACGGGCGACTGCACGCGCGACGGGGTTGAGAGCGGAACCGATCCTTGCGGCCCCCTGGCGAAGATGTCCCATGCCAGCCCCAAACTGGGGGTGCGCTCGGACGTAGCGCCGGGCGTGCAGCTGCGCACCAGCTGGGCTGAAGGCTTTGCCTTGCCCAGCACGTTTGCCAAATACGCGCTGGGTGCCGCCGTGCTGGACCCCAATGTCTTTCGCCAGACCGAGGTGGGTGCGCAGTTCAAGCCCGTGCAGGGTCTGATGCTTGATGTGGCTGCCTACCGTCTCACCTCCAGTGACGAAATCCGCACGGTGGCCCCGGGTGTGTATGAGAACTATGGCAGCACCCGCCGCACGGGGGTGGAGATCAGTGCGTTGTGGGCTGTGCACCGGGATGTGGACCTGGCGCTGACCTACGGCAGCGCCCGCTCGCGCGTGACCGAGAACGGCAACGCCGCCCTGGTGGGCAAGCAGGTGGCAGGCGTGCCGCGCTATACAGGCACGCTGAGCGCGACATGGCGGCCTGTGGCTCACTGGTCCACCACAGCCACCTGGCGTTGGGTGGGGGCCTATGCCGTGAATGCCGACAACAGCGTGGCCTATGGCGGCTACGCCACCGTGGATTGGGGCGTGGTCTACCGGCCAACCGAACGCTACGAGGTCTACGCCACCGTGTCCAACCTCACGGACAAAGCCTATGCCACCTCGGCATCGGTGATTGGCGGCACGCAGGTGTTTGCTCCCGGCACGCCTCGTACTTTCAAGATCGGGACCCAGCTGTCATTCTGAAACGCCTTTAGGAACACCTCATGACCACCATTTCCTTCAGAGTCTTTGTCTTTCAGTGCGTGTGGGCCCTGGCAGCACTCACCCTGTCTGCGGGCACGGCCCATGCCCATAACGTCTGGCTGGAGCCGGACGCCAGGGGGGGCTACCTGGTCCAGTTTGGCGGGCACGAAGGCAAGCTGGAAGCCTACGGTGCAGACAAGCTCAAGAGCGTGCAGGCCTTTGACCGCCGAGGCCGCAAGATCGACGTGGCCCTGGAGCCCACTTCTGACGGTGTGCGTGCGAAGCCCGCGCGGCAGGCTGCGCTGCTGGCCGCCCACTTCGATAACGGCTTCTTCAGCAAAGTCGAGGGCGGCCCGATGGTCAACAAACCCATGAACGAAAACCCGGGTGCCACCAGCGGTGTCCATGCGCTCAAGTACCACAAGACCATCATCCAGTGGGGTGCCATCGCCAAGCAGGAGCTGGGACAGGCGTTCGAGATCGTGGCACTCTCGGCCGAAACGCCGCACGCAGGCCAGCCCATGCGGGTGCGGGTACTGTTTGATGGCAAGCCTATTGCGGGCATCCGGCTGTCACTGGGGGAGAAGGGCGCTGCGGTGACAACGGCAGCTGACGGAACGGCCACCATCACGCCTGCGGCGGGTATCAACCAGCTATTGGCGATTCGCCGCATGCCTGTGGCCAACGACCCGCGCACCACCAGCATGAGCTGGGAATATCTGCTGGCCTTCCCCGCGCATTGATGGCGTACTGGCCCTTGTGAAGGGGCGGTAGTACGCTACTACGCGTTGTGCAACGTGTCCACCTGCCGAATTACGGCGCCAGATCGCACCAGATCGTCCAGCAGACTGTGCAGCCATGCTTCTTGTGGCTGCTCTGCAAAGTGCGCTTGGTGCAGCAGGCCAAAGTACGGTGTGGCTAGAGCCCACTGCTGCAGGGCTGTCACGGTGGTGTGCTGCAGTTCCAGCAGCTTGTACTTGAGCAAAACCTTGCCTGCATACAGGGCGTGTTTGCGGGGCTGGCGCACAAACCCTTCCAGCCGCTTGCGCGCTGTTGCCAGGGCCGCAGGCGCATCCGTGAACACGGGGCCGTGGCCGGGGATGACGGTGCGTGGTGCCAAGCGCTCGATGACGTCGAGCGTGGCGGCCACTTCGTCGAATGCAGCCGTGCCTTCCAGTTCCGGAAAGACGACACCAAAACCGTTTTCCCACAGCGCGTCGGCCGAGATGAGCGTGACGCTTTGCGGCTCGAACAGCACGACCGAGTGCGGGTCGTGCCCCGGTGCGGCGTGCACCTGCCAGTCTCGCCCAGCCAGCCGCACGGTGGTGCCGGGCTGCAATGCGGCATCTACCTTGAACCGTGGGCAGTCCTGCCCGGTGGGGGTGTAGCTCAGGGCATAGGCGTCCCACTGCGTGACCAGATCCATCTGACCGGGGGGGATGAGTGTCTCTGCCTCGGGCCAGTGGGCCTGCAATGCGGCGTTGCCCCCGCAATGGTCGCTGTGCAAATGGGTGTTGAGGATGCGCTGGAGCGGCTGCTCTCCCAGGCTGGCCTGCAGCAGTGCCACGGTCTGCTCGCTGTGGGTGCAGTAGCCGGTGTCCACCACAGCGGCACCTTCGGGCCCGATGCACACCACGTTGTTGGCCGAGAGCCATCCGCGCTCCAGCACGTTGATGCCGGGTGGAAGCTGTGCGCTCAGTGAAGCGGTCGATGGTGCGGGCATGGAGGGCGTGGGGCTGCTGCAGACGCTGCAGCGTAGCGCACCACGCGGGTGGGCGGGTTCTCCATAACCCGCAGGGACGTTGTCAGAACGTGACGCCCGCCACCAGGATCACATTGGCATAGGGCGTGCACTCGCCTGTGCGCACAACCACGCGTGCGCGCTCGGTCAGGCGTTTGAACTCTTCATGGCTCACGGTCTGGGGCGCCACGGGCAACTGGCACCAATCGGGCAGGCGGCCCTGGGCGCGTTCTACGGCTTCGCTGGCGATCACGGCTTTTTCCACCTGCAGCTCGGTCAGCACCACGCGCAGCACATCGGCCACGGCGGGAATGCCAGGGGTCAGTGCCAGGTCAATGCGGCGCGGGCCGGTGGGAATGGGCAGGCCCACATCGCCAATGACCAGCATGTCGCCATGGCCCAGGGTGGCAATGGCGTGGGAGAGTTCGGCGTTCAGCAGCGCGGTGCGTTTCACAAGTGACTCCAGTCGGGGGGCAGAGGGCTTTGCGCCACGGCGGCGCGGGTGGGGATGGAAGGTTGGGCGCCCGCCTGTATCACGCACAGGGCCGAGGCGCGGATGCCTTCGCGCACGGCCAGGTCGAGGGCCTGCCCCTCAGCCAGCGCCACGGTGAGAGCGCCCAGAAAGGTGTCGCCCGCCGCCGTGGTGTCTACCGCCTGCACCTTGCGGCCGGGGTGGTAGCGGCTGCCCGCACTGTCGGCCGCCACGGCACCGGCAGCGCCCAGGGTGACCACCACCTGGGCCGGGCCTTGCGCCCGCAGGGCATGCGCAGCCTGTGCTGCCTGGGCAGGCGTTTCCACCGCAGTGCCTGCCAGCGCGGCGGCTTCCACTTCGTTGACCACCAGCACATCGACCAGCGGCAGCAGCGCCTCGGGCAGGGGCTGGATGGGGGAGGGGTTGAACACCACGCGCCGCCCGGCGCTGTGGGCGCATTGGGCGGCTGCTAGCACCTGGGGCATGGGGGTTTCCAGCTGCATGACCAGGGCGCTGGCGCGGGTCAGCAGGGTTTGCAGGGCGGGGGTATCGAGCGTGAAGCGTGCGTTGGCCCCAGCCACCACCACGATGCGGTTCTGGCCCGATGCCTCTACGGTGATGGCTGCCAGCCCGGTGGGGGCTTCAGGGTCGGTGAGTACCCCGCTGTGGTCGATGCCATCCCGCTCCAGTTCAGCACGCAGGGTGGCACCGTTGGCGTCGTTGCCCACGCGGCCCAGCAGGTGCACTTCGGCACCCTGGCGAGCGCAGGCCACGGCCTGGTTGCCGCCCTTGCCGCCGGGCACGTAGTGCAGGCCCTGGGCCAGTACGGTTTCGCCCGCGCCGGGGGCGTGCTGCACTTGCAGCACCAGATCCATGTTCAGGCTGCCCAGCACGGCAATGCAGGGGCGAGTGGGTTGCGAAGGCGTCGTCATGCGGGTCTTGTGGCGTAGGTCGGTACGGGTACAGGTTTCGGTGGTGTGTTCAGTGCATCGGTCAGCAGCGCTGCAGTGGGGTCACACCGGCGCCGGTGCGGTAGAGGCGCGCACGCGCAACTCCGGCTGCAGCATGACCTTGCGGGCATCCTGCCGCCT from Acidovorax sp. DW039 harbors:
- a CDS encoding TonB-dependent receptor, translated to MKCHPFPPGTRRTLGAMRRHPLCAAIVLALAAPCAVAQEATPTLQAIEIKGQALQGAASAYSSTGFERDEIAEKHLSQPTELLRYVPGMNVQNYQLSGVADTIVMRGFGGGGHGGDVGVVLDGIPLNEAMSHADGYVDFNVIVPLEIDRFTVYKGPVSALYGNFNRAGLMAVETRKRGEYRQVDASLASHGTADLQGAWGLKLAEDEYLNLAAQHYRTEGFRTQSDFSRSTLAGRWTKRLSADLDIALSGRWHEADGDSPGYVTGAQFAQDPYGKDPRAMNDGASKHFATLRADVNYALAPDVKLLTFAYTTQQDFTRWFSRPVNASTWRQREETYDRKVYGAGTSLNGRTPMGNTPLNWVAGIETFRESTQYQYYDGLNQRVRVAPAINDRTSRLNSVSAFGEVEAPLHALFKPSAGLRWDRFTGDCTRDGVESGTDPCGPLAKMSHASPKLGVRSDVAPGVQLRTSWAEGFALPSTFAKYALGAAVLDPNVFRQTEVGAQFKPVQGLMLDVAAYRLTSSDEIRTVAPGVYENYGSTRRTGVEISALWAVHRDVDLALTYGSARSRVTENGNAALVGKQVAGVPRYTGTLSATWRPVAHWSTTATWRWVGAYAVNADNSVAYGGYATVDWGVVYRPTERYEVYATVSNLTDKAYATSASVIGGTQVFAPGTPRTFKIGTQLSF
- a CDS encoding DUF4198 domain-containing protein gives rise to the protein MTTISFRVFVFQCVWALAALTLSAGTAHAHNVWLEPDARGGYLVQFGGHEGKLEAYGADKLKSVQAFDRRGRKIDVALEPTSDGVRAKPARQAALLAAHFDNGFFSKVEGGPMVNKPMNENPGATSGVHALKYHKTIIQWGAIAKQELGQAFEIVALSAETPHAGQPMRVRVLFDGKPIAGIRLSLGEKGAAVTTAADGTATITPAAGINQLLAIRRMPVANDPRTTSMSWEYLLAFPAH
- a CDS encoding MBL fold metallo-hydrolase, encoding MPAPSTASLSAQLPPGINVLERGWLSANNVVCIGPEGAAVVDTGYCTHSEQTVALLQASLGEQPLQRILNTHLHSDHCGGNAALQAHWPEAETLIPPGQMDLVTQWDAYALSYTPTGQDCPRFKVDAALQPGTTVRLAGRDWQVHAAPGHDPHSVVLFEPQSVTLISADALWENGFGVVFPELEGTAAFDEVAATLDVIERLAPRTVIPGHGPVFTDAPAALATARKRLEGFVRQPRKHALYAGKVLLKYKLLELQHTTVTALQQWALATPYFGLLHQAHFAEQPQEAWLHSLLDDLVRSGAVIRQVDTLHNA
- the rbsD gene encoding D-ribose pyranase, which gives rise to MKRTALLNAELSHAIATLGHGDMLVIGDVGLPIPTGPRRIDLALTPGIPAVADVLRVVLTELQVEKAVIASEAVERAQGRLPDWCQLPVAPQTVSHEEFKRLTERARVVVRTGECTPYANVILVAGVTF
- the rbsK gene encoding ribokinase, with amino-acid sequence MTTPSQPTRPCIAVLGSLNMDLVLQVQHAPGAGETVLAQGLHYVPGGKGGNQAVACARQGAEVHLLGRVGNDANGATLRAELERDGIDHSGVLTDPEAPTGLAAITVEASGQNRIVVVAGANARFTLDTPALQTLLTRASALVMQLETPMPQVLAAAQCAHSAGRRVVFNPSPIQPLPEALLPLVDVLVVNEVEAAALAGTAVETPAQAAQAAHALRAQGPAQVVVTLGAAGAVAADSAGSRYHPGRKVQAVDTTAAGDTFLGALTVALAEGQALDLAVREGIRASALCVIQAGAQPSIPTRAAVAQSPLPPDWSHL